From Variimorphobacter saccharofermentans, one genomic window encodes:
- a CDS encoding ABC transporter ATP-binding protein: MFTYLKPYAVRMSFGFVIKVLGTFMDLGLPWVLAYIIDEVIPHKQISLILYWGIVMLGLSVGARSFNIIANRMAARVARDSIKTLRHDLFEKIMKLSGSQMDYFTVSSIESRMTSDTYNIHNMIGMMQRIGVRAPIILIGGIVITATLEPVLTLVLVGVLPFLALVVYLVSKKGIPLYLKLQETVDRMVRVVRENISGVRVIKALSKTQYEKERFSKINSEVVTNELKAGTTMAFTNPVMNLLLNLGLTMVIIVGAFRVNNGFSQPGKIVAFLSYFAIMQHAVMAITRIFVVLSKATASAARISEVLITQEDMPEEDPNPIQEKSPMHVEFHQVQFSYTKEPCITSMSFSIEKGKSLGIIGSTGSGKTTLINLLMRFYDVDEGSITIDGRDIRSFEKQELRKKFGVVFQNDILFADTVYENISIGRDLSKESVLEATKHAQAFSFVDELDGKLDYKLAIKGSNLSGGQKQRLLIARAMAGKPEILIFDDSSSALDYKTDSLVRKAVKEYYNDITMIVIAQRISSVMKLDHILVIEEGQMVGYGTHDELLQNCEVYQEIYQSQLMA; encoded by the coding sequence GTGTTTACATATCTGAAACCCTATGCTGTTCGTATGAGCTTCGGTTTTGTGATAAAGGTATTAGGGACCTTCATGGATTTAGGCTTGCCTTGGGTGCTGGCTTACATCATTGACGAAGTGATCCCTCATAAACAGATATCCTTGATTCTTTATTGGGGTATTGTAATGCTGGGCCTGTCTGTCGGAGCAAGAAGCTTTAATATTATTGCAAATCGAATGGCCGCCAGAGTGGCGCGGGATTCCATCAAAACTCTGAGACATGATTTATTTGAGAAGATTATGAAGCTTTCAGGTTCTCAAATGGATTATTTTACAGTGTCATCCATCGAATCTCGTATGACTTCTGATACCTATAATATCCATAATATGATTGGAATGATGCAGAGAATTGGAGTTCGTGCTCCGATTATACTCATTGGCGGAATTGTGATAACTGCTACTCTGGAGCCGGTACTTACCTTAGTGCTGGTAGGAGTGCTACCGTTTCTGGCGTTAGTTGTATATTTGGTTTCTAAGAAGGGAATACCCCTTTATCTAAAGCTACAGGAAACAGTGGATCGGATGGTTCGTGTAGTCCGTGAAAACATTTCCGGTGTCCGGGTTATCAAAGCACTATCTAAGACTCAATATGAAAAAGAGCGTTTTTCGAAAATTAATTCTGAAGTCGTGACAAATGAACTGAAAGCCGGAACCACTATGGCATTTACGAATCCGGTCATGAATTTGCTCTTAAATCTTGGATTAACCATGGTTATCATTGTGGGGGCCTTCCGTGTGAATAATGGGTTTTCCCAGCCGGGAAAAATCGTTGCGTTTCTATCCTATTTTGCAATTATGCAGCACGCAGTTATGGCCATTACCCGTATTTTTGTCGTCCTTTCCAAGGCTACAGCCTCCGCAGCTCGAATATCAGAGGTTCTTATTACACAAGAGGATATGCCTGAAGAAGATCCTAATCCTATACAAGAGAAATCGCCCATGCATGTTGAATTTCATCAGGTTCAGTTTTCTTATACCAAGGAGCCATGTATTACTTCCATGAGCTTTAGTATAGAGAAGGGAAAGAGTCTGGGGATTATCGGATCAACGGGCTCCGGTAAAACGACCTTAATTAATCTTTTAATGCGCTTTTATGATGTGGATGAGGGAAGTATTACTATTGATGGACGGGATATCCGGAGCTTTGAGAAACAGGAGCTGCGTAAAAAGTTTGGTGTGGTATTCCAAAATGATATTCTGTTTGCGGATACAGTTTATGAAAACATCAGTATTGGAAGAGATTTATCAAAAGAGAGTGTGTTGGAGGCAACGAAGCATGCGCAGGCCTTTTCGTTTGTAGATGAACTGGATGGGAAGCTGGACTATAAATTAGCAATCAAAGGTAGTAACCTTAGTGGCGGTCAGAAACAGCGTTTGCTCATAGCAAGAGCGATGGCAGGAAAACCGGAGATCTTAATATTTGATGATTCCTCCAGTGCACTGGACTATAAAACAGATTCCCTAGTGAGAAAAGCAGTAAAGGAATATTATAATGATATTACCATGATAGTGATTGCGCAACGTATCAGCTCCGTGATGAAACTGGACCATATCCTGGTTATCGAGGAAGGTCAAATGGTGGGGTATGGTACGCACGATGAATTGCTTCAGAACTGTGAGGTATACCAGGAGATTTATCAGTCACAGTTAATGGCCTAA
- a CDS encoding 2-hydroxyacyl-CoA dehydratase, whose translation MKQYKLGIDIGSTTVKIAVLDHNNKLIYSNYQRHYSDMKNTVIQLVKDCYDTIGNVKIQLSMTGSGGLSVSKWLNISFIQEVIACSKAVETFIPQTDVVIELGGEDAKITYLKGGIEQRMNGSCAGGTGAFIDQMAVLLDTDAAGLNEYAKGHKVIYPIASRCGVFAKTDVQPLINDGASKEDIAASILQAVVNQTIGGLACGKPIRGKVAFLGGPLHYLSELRKRFCESLRLNPDHAISPPDSQLYAAMGAALSVSGEKVISYQDLMKRIERISNYQEEEAARLQPLFQDIDDYIQFIRRHEQNQIKKEKLSDYRGRAYLGIDAGSTTTKLALIGETGELLYSHYSNNEGNPLTKLIDILKDLYHELPREVMIAKCTVTGYGEALMKAALHADDGEIETIAHYKAAKHLLPQVDFILDIGGQDMKCLRIKNGAVDSILLNEACSSGCGSFLEGFAKSLNLSVKEFAKEALKAKNPVDLGTKCTVFMNSRVKQAQKEGASIADLSAGLSYSVIKNALFKVIKVRDEKDLGDNIIVQGGTFLNDAVLRSFELITGRNAIRPDIAGLMGAYGAALISKERYREGEKTSLLPVEALNHFQMTTTNRRCENCGNHCLLTINTFSDGEKFVAGNRCERGLGIEQDKTEKLPNLYEYKYRRTFGYRPLSPKEAIRGVIGIPRVLNMYENYPFWFTFFTSLGFRVVLSSPSSKKLFEKGLETIPSESACYPAKLCHGHIMDLIDRGIDTIFYPAVVYEKKEYRDVANHYNCPIVISYPEVIRNNIDEIKRRRITMITPFLSLDNIRVLTRRMQDELQGFHIPKEEIKKAVMEAVKEQEKYKRDIQTKGEEVLAFLRRTGKRGIVLCGKPYHVDNEINHGMAELIVSFDMAVLTEDSIAHLSTLKKKLRVVDQWVYNSRLYRAASLVVEEPCLDMIQLNSFGCGLDAVTSDQIAEILADGGKIYTMIKIDEGNNLGAAKIRIRSLKAAIEERSQNKLFQVMPEETLPTPLFTKEMKRTHTILAPQMAPLHFDLIQEAARACGYQLEVLPAIDRSAVDEGLKYVNNDACYPAIIMIGQIVKALKSGKYNSDQTSVIITQSGGGCRATNYMAFLKLGLKQAGFAHIPIISINTVGLEKQPGFKFSLGLINRCIMACVYGDLFMRVLYRTRPYERFPGSADLLYQKWNERARENIREGSKRKFHQNIKGIIRDFDHLELVDIKKPRVGIVGEILVKYHPTANNDIVNIIEEGGAEAVVPDLMDYFLYSAFNSRFKFKYLAGTKLNQQLGDMAKNYIMSYRNIINTELAKSRRFLPPTSIDELAKMASSVLSLGNQTGEGWLVTAEMIEFIEQGTSNIICVQPLACLPNHITGKGMIKPVKELFPQANIMPIDYDPGVSNVNQLNRIKLMLSVAMRNMTERDKQDK comes from the coding sequence ATGAAGCAGTACAAATTAGGAATTGATATTGGTTCGACGACGGTGAAAATTGCTGTTTTAGACCATAATAATAAATTGATTTACAGCAACTACCAACGACATTACTCAGATATGAAAAATACGGTTATACAATTGGTGAAAGATTGCTATGACACTATCGGTAATGTGAAGATTCAGTTGAGCATGACTGGCTCAGGAGGATTGTCCGTATCCAAGTGGCTTAACATAAGCTTTATTCAGGAAGTAATTGCATGCTCTAAAGCGGTAGAGACGTTTATTCCTCAGACAGATGTTGTGATAGAGCTAGGTGGTGAGGATGCCAAAATAACGTATCTGAAGGGTGGAATCGAGCAGAGGATGAATGGCAGCTGTGCGGGAGGTACGGGCGCTTTCATTGATCAAATGGCTGTATTACTAGACACAGATGCAGCAGGCTTGAACGAATATGCGAAGGGACATAAGGTGATATATCCTATAGCCTCCCGTTGTGGAGTATTTGCAAAAACCGATGTTCAGCCACTCATTAATGATGGTGCCAGTAAGGAAGACATTGCGGCTTCTATATTACAGGCAGTCGTGAATCAGACTATTGGCGGACTGGCCTGCGGAAAGCCTATTCGTGGGAAGGTTGCCTTTTTAGGCGGACCGCTTCATTATTTATCTGAATTGCGTAAGAGGTTCTGTGAAAGCTTAAGATTGAATCCGGATCATGCAATCTCCCCGCCAGACTCACAGCTTTATGCAGCGATGGGTGCTGCATTATCTGTGTCAGGAGAAAAAGTGATTTCCTACCAGGATTTGATGAAGCGAATCGAACGAATTTCGAATTATCAGGAGGAAGAAGCAGCCAGACTTCAACCACTATTTCAGGATATTGATGATTATATTCAATTTATCAGACGACATGAGCAGAATCAGATTAAGAAGGAAAAGCTAAGCGATTATAGGGGTAGAGCCTATCTTGGTATTGATGCCGGTTCCACTACAACGAAGCTTGCACTAATCGGAGAAACTGGAGAGCTATTATATTCCCATTACAGTAATAATGAAGGTAATCCGCTTACAAAGCTCATAGACATTCTGAAGGATCTATATCATGAATTACCCAGGGAAGTTATGATAGCAAAATGCACCGTTACAGGTTATGGTGAAGCTCTTATGAAAGCAGCGTTGCATGCGGATGACGGAGAGATTGAAACGATAGCCCATTACAAGGCAGCAAAGCATTTACTTCCCCAGGTTGATTTCATTCTGGATATCGGCGGACAGGATATGAAATGTCTCAGAATTAAGAACGGTGCAGTCGATAGTATTCTGCTAAATGAGGCATGTTCCTCAGGTTGTGGTTCTTTTCTTGAAGGGTTTGCCAAGTCTTTAAATCTATCTGTAAAGGAATTTGCAAAGGAAGCATTAAAAGCAAAGAATCCCGTTGATCTTGGTACGAAGTGTACCGTGTTTATGAATTCCAGAGTAAAACAAGCGCAGAAGGAGGGGGCAAGTATCGCTGATTTATCGGCAGGCCTCTCTTATTCCGTGATTAAGAATGCACTATTTAAGGTGATAAAGGTACGAGATGAAAAAGACTTGGGAGATAATATCATCGTTCAAGGTGGTACCTTTTTAAATGATGCAGTATTAAGAAGCTTTGAATTAATTACCGGTAGGAATGCAATACGACCAGATATTGCTGGCCTTATGGGTGCGTATGGTGCTGCGCTAATCTCAAAGGAGAGATATCGGGAAGGAGAGAAAACCTCTCTTCTCCCGGTTGAGGCATTAAACCATTTTCAGATGACTACAACAAACAGGCGTTGTGAGAACTGTGGCAATCATTGTCTTCTTACCATAAATACCTTTTCTGACGGAGAAAAATTTGTTGCCGGGAATCGATGTGAAAGGGGTTTGGGCATAGAACAAGATAAAACCGAAAAACTACCGAACCTGTATGAATATAAGTACCGTCGTACCTTTGGCTATAGACCACTAAGCCCGAAAGAGGCCATCAGAGGAGTAATCGGAATTCCGAGAGTCCTTAATATGTACGAAAACTATCCATTTTGGTTTACCTTCTTTACTTCACTGGGATTTCGAGTGGTACTATCTTCTCCATCCTCAAAGAAATTATTTGAAAAGGGATTGGAGACCATACCCTCAGAATCTGCCTGCTATCCAGCGAAATTGTGTCATGGACATATTATGGACTTAATTGATCGGGGAATTGACACGATTTTTTATCCTGCCGTGGTTTATGAGAAAAAAGAATACAGGGATGTGGCGAATCATTATAACTGTCCTATCGTGATTTCCTATCCTGAGGTGATTCGAAATAATATTGATGAGATTAAACGCAGGCGCATAACTATGATTACCCCCTTCCTCTCTCTGGATAATATAAGAGTATTGACCCGACGAATGCAGGATGAGCTGCAAGGCTTCCATATTCCAAAAGAGGAAATAAAGAAGGCGGTAATGGAAGCAGTAAAGGAGCAGGAAAAATACAAGAGGGATATACAAACGAAGGGAGAAGAGGTGTTGGCATTTCTAAGGAGGACCGGAAAGAGGGGAATTGTACTTTGCGGGAAACCGTATCATGTTGACAACGAAATTAATCATGGAATGGCGGAGTTAATTGTGTCCTTCGATATGGCAGTGTTAACAGAGGATAGTATCGCTCATTTATCAACCTTGAAGAAGAAGCTGAGGGTTGTGGATCAGTGGGTATATAACTCAAGATTATACAGGGCGGCCAGCCTTGTTGTAGAAGAGCCTTGCCTGGATATGATTCAACTGAACTCCTTCGGTTGCGGACTAGATGCGGTTACTTCGGATCAAATTGCTGAAATATTGGCGGATGGCGGTAAAATCTACACCATGATTAAAATTGATGAAGGGAATAATCTGGGCGCGGCTAAGATTAGAATACGTTCCCTAAAGGCAGCAATTGAGGAACGATCTCAGAACAAGCTATTTCAGGTTATGCCGGAAGAGACATTACCTACTCCGCTATTTACCAAAGAAATGAAACGGACTCATACTATACTGGCACCACAGATGGCACCCTTACATTTTGATTTGATTCAGGAGGCAGCCAGAGCCTGTGGATATCAACTGGAGGTGTTACCGGCAATTGACCGTTCAGCAGTGGATGAGGGGTTGAAATATGTGAATAATGATGCCTGTTATCCGGCGATCATTATGATTGGGCAAATTGTAAAAGCACTGAAATCCGGTAAATACAATTCGGATCAAACCTCGGTTATCATTACACAAAGCGGCGGAGGATGTCGAGCAACCAACTATATGGCATTTTTAAAGCTTGGACTAAAGCAGGCCGGATTTGCTCATATTCCGATCATATCCATTAATACAGTTGGGTTGGAAAAACAACCGGGATTTAAATTCTCCTTGGGACTCATTAATCGATGCATAATGGCTTGCGTATATGGGGACTTATTTATGCGAGTTCTTTATCGGACAAGACCTTATGAAAGATTTCCCGGATCTGCCGATCTTTTGTACCAAAAATGGAATGAACGGGCCAGAGAAAATATCAGAGAAGGAAGTAAACGTAAATTTCATCAAAATATAAAAGGAATTATCCGTGACTTCGACCATTTGGAATTAGTGGATATTAAGAAACCCAGGGTGGGAATTGTCGGAGAAATTCTTGTGAAATATCATCCAACAGCAAATAACGATATTGTAAATATTATCGAGGAGGGAGGAGCAGAAGCCGTTGTACCTGATCTTATGGATTATTTCTTATATTCTGCTTTTAATTCACGCTTCAAATTCAAGTATCTTGCCGGGACGAAACTAAACCAGCAGTTAGGCGATATGGCGAAAAACTATATTATGAGTTATCGAAACATTATCAATACCGAGCTGGCTAAAAGCAGAAGATTCCTTCCTCCCACATCCATTGACGAGCTGGCAAAGATGGCATCATCCGTACTTTCTCTGGGCAATCAGACAGGAGAAGGCTGGCTTGTTACCGCGGAAATGATAGAATTCATTGAACAGGGGACCAGTAATATTATATGTGTGCAACCTTTGGCATGCCTCCCGAACCATATTACAGGCAAGGGAATGATTAAACCGGTGAAGGAACTGTTTCCCCAGGCGAATATTATGCCCATTGATTATGATCCGGGGGTATCCAATGTAAACCAGCTTAACCGTATAAAACTAATGCTTTCTGTGGCGATGAGAAATATGACGGAGAGAGACAAACAGGATAAATGA
- a CDS encoding helix-turn-helix domain-containing protein, which produces MILLISYIPFWKTIKKKNITTYTLIEEYKLSKSLIDKLKHNKGINTSTLDQLCQILDCKISDIAEFKPDEK; this is translated from the coding sequence GTGATTTTGTTGATTAGTTATATACCATTTTGGAAAACTATTAAGAAAAAAAATATAACTACCTATACTCTGATTGAAGAGTACAAACTAAGTAAGAGCCTAATTGATAAACTAAAGCATAACAAAGGAATTAATACCTCAACCTTAGATCAATTATGCCAGATACTTGACTGCAAAATCTCAGATATTGCAGAATTTAAACCAGACGAAAAATAG
- a CDS encoding transposase, with the protein MLNSTTNTYTLKREILSFSNKISRKLSKPDRKFTADMTYGMLASGSCLLTDVVDQLHEDSKKVNSVERLTRHLNKGIHNSALSSYLHTIRKWVPDQPVIHIDDSDIIKPDGYKFEALGLVRDGSKSTDTKNVYEKGYHVTEACVMTKSNHPVSIYSKIHSSKEKTFTSVNNVTFDAMERGKAMFGKATFVMDRGYDDNKMFLKLDELKQDYVIRLTAKRKLLFHNKWVAATELRNRRKGKITTPVFYKGKKREAYLSHVKVQITASRKDIYLVLVYGITEHPMMLATNKEIKSREDVIRIARLYFSRWRIEEYFRCKKQVFQFENFRVRKLKAINALNFYITLCMAFLALVSMKAETNALKVSIIQTAAPVKEKVQFCYYRLAKGISGILSYAKEGVRLWFRTKRPAYRQLCFKLIA; encoded by the coding sequence ATGCTTAATTCTACTACAAATACTTACACTTTGAAACGTGAAATTTTATCTTTTTCAAACAAAATATCCCGAAAGCTTTCCAAACCGGATCGAAAGTTTACTGCAGACATGACTTATGGCATGTTAGCTTCTGGCAGTTGCCTTCTGACTGATGTTGTGGATCAGCTTCACGAAGATTCCAAAAAGGTCAACAGCGTGGAAAGACTTACCCGACATCTCAATAAGGGAATCCATAATTCTGCCTTGTCTTCGTATCTGCATACAATACGTAAATGGGTGCCGGATCAACCAGTTATCCATATCGATGATAGTGATATCATCAAGCCTGACGGCTACAAGTTCGAAGCACTGGGACTTGTTCGGGATGGTTCCAAAAGCACCGATACCAAAAATGTCTATGAGAAGGGCTACCATGTAACAGAGGCTTGTGTTATGACTAAAAGCAATCATCCTGTCAGCATTTATTCTAAAATCCATTCTTCAAAAGAAAAGACCTTCACCTCTGTCAATAACGTAACCTTTGATGCCATGGAGCGCGGAAAAGCAATGTTTGGCAAAGCTACTTTTGTAATGGACAGGGGCTATGATGATAATAAGATGTTTCTTAAGCTTGATGAATTAAAGCAGGACTATGTGATCCGACTTACAGCTAAAAGAAAGCTACTTTTTCATAACAAATGGGTGGCCGCTACTGAACTGCGAAATCGTCGAAAAGGCAAAATCACAACACCTGTGTTCTATAAGGGCAAAAAAAGGGAAGCTTATCTATCCCATGTGAAGGTTCAAATCACTGCATCCAGAAAGGATATTTATCTGGTTCTTGTCTATGGCATCACAGAGCATCCGATGATGCTCGCAACAAACAAGGAGATAAAGTCCCGAGAAGATGTAATACGAATTGCAAGGCTTTATTTCTCCCGCTGGCGCATTGAGGAATATTTCCGCTGCAAGAAACAGGTTTTCCAGTTTGAAAACTTCCGTGTCCGGAAGCTGAAAGCAATTAATGCTCTCAATTTTTATATCACCTTGTGTATGGCATTTCTTGCTCTGGTTTCAATGAAAGCAGAAACAAATGCCCTAAAGGTTTCAATCATACAGACAGCAGCTCCTGTTAAGGAGAAAGTTCAGTTCTGCTATTATCGGTTAGCAAAAGGTATCTCCGGCATACTCTCGTATGCAAAAGAAGGCGTCAGGCTATGGTTCAGGACAAAACGTCCTGCATACCGTCAACTTTGCTTTAAGCTAATCGCTTAA
- a CDS encoding sensor histidine kinase: protein MVYAIIGMFIVIFVLVTFRIRQKYTIRSAIAQMEEIEQHPEKNNQLKALSSDRDLEHLFTRINLIYKARQQERIVYQRRETQIRREIENISHDLRTPLTSIIGYIDLIRSSDNQAEKDEYMDIIQQRAKVLQGFIQDFYELSRIETDDYPLLFDTISVQNALSEAAVAYYNEFEKREISVQLEMDEKHCYIVADQIQLNRIFNNLIQNALKYAANSFRIKQYCDHKECVIRFMNEKGNMTEKELSFIFERFYTGDISRNNNSTGLGLTITKILTEKMKGRIDARLEGEWFVIELRFPSI, encoded by the coding sequence ATGGTATATGCAATAATCGGTATGTTTATTGTGATATTTGTTCTGGTCACATTTCGCATTCGTCAGAAGTATACGATCAGATCCGCTATCGCTCAGATGGAAGAGATAGAGCAGCATCCGGAAAAGAACAATCAGCTGAAAGCACTTTCATCGGATAGGGATTTAGAACATCTCTTTACTAGAATTAACCTAATCTATAAAGCGAGGCAGCAGGAACGAATCGTATATCAGAGAAGAGAAACTCAGATTCGTCGTGAGATAGAAAACATCTCACATGATTTACGAACGCCCCTGACATCCATTATCGGTTATATCGATTTAATTCGTTCTTCCGATAATCAGGCTGAGAAGGATGAGTATATGGATATCATTCAACAAAGGGCCAAGGTACTACAGGGATTCATTCAGGATTTTTATGAATTATCAAGGATTGAGACAGATGATTATCCTTTACTTTTTGATACCATATCCGTTCAGAATGCGCTATCAGAGGCAGCTGTAGCATACTACAATGAGTTTGAAAAACGTGAGATTTCAGTTCAGCTTGAAATGGATGAAAAGCATTGTTATATTGTTGCAGATCAAATTCAATTGAACCGTATCTTTAATAATCTGATACAAAATGCTTTAAAGTATGCGGCTAATAGTTTTCGTATAAAGCAATATTGTGATCATAAGGAATGCGTCATACGGTTTATGAATGAAAAAGGAAACATGACAGAGAAGGAACTCTCTTTTATCTTTGAGCGTTTCTATACGGGTGACATATCACGTAATAATAATAGTACAGGCCTTGGACTTACAATAACCAAAATATTAACCGAAAAAATGAAAGGAAGAATTGATGCCAGACTTGAGGGTGAATGGTTTGTGATAGAGCTTAGATTTCCGTCAATATGA
- a CDS encoding ABC transporter permease, translated as MINYLKSEFYRIFHAKSTYLFIIICSALLISASILLAIVKLSEPDFPYATTYFAISLMISNVMIVYFLCITVSNMIFGNEHTNHTLKNTISYGISRSTIYFGKLMVQIVYAFLAFALIVGCYIGSSYLLLENSGPEIMELLFKMYAAVVPMFLFALAATNCFTFIMDSEAGSIAATCGLMIGFPIVTGFLGMKFEFINKISNITPWNLIGNIDIDFENYVLTLFWQENGHVKYWIAGLAQMLIVVIVGFVVFRKKEIK; from the coding sequence ATGATTAATTATCTTAAGAGTGAATTTTATCGGATATTTCATGCAAAATCCACGTATTTATTTATAATTATCTGCTCCGCATTATTAATCAGCGCTAGTATCCTGCTGGCGATAGTTAAATTAAGCGAACCGGATTTCCCATATGCTACTACGTACTTTGCAATATCTTTAATGATTTCCAATGTAATGATTGTTTATTTTCTGTGTATTACGGTTTCCAATATGATATTTGGAAATGAACATACTAATCATACACTTAAAAATACGATTTCCTATGGTATTTCCAGAAGCACCATATATTTTGGAAAGTTAATGGTACAGATCGTATATGCATTTTTAGCATTTGCGCTTATCGTCGGATGTTATATAGGGAGCAGCTATTTATTACTTGAGAATTCCGGTCCGGAAATAATGGAACTATTATTTAAAATGTATGCAGCTGTGGTACCAATGTTCCTATTCGCTCTGGCAGCAACGAATTGCTTTACCTTTATCATGGACAGTGAGGCCGGTTCTATTGCAGCTACCTGCGGTTTAATGATAGGATTTCCTATTGTAACAGGATTTTTAGGTATGAAATTCGAGTTTATTAATAAGATATCGAATATTACACCATGGAATTTAATTGGAAACATTGATATTGATTTTGAGAATTATGTTTTAACATTATTCTGGCAGGAGAACGGGCATGTAAAATACTGGATTGCGGGATTGGCACAAATGCTCATTGTAGTAATTGTTGGCTTTGTGGTATTCCGTAAGAAGGAGATTAAATAA
- a CDS encoding ABC transporter ATP-binding protein has protein sequence MQEVILSARKLSKMYGNHIALNDVNVELKQGEIYGLVGKNGAGKTTFLRCITGQTFATEGVISLFGVGSERELNKQRKRIGAIIETPSFYSYMTAEQNLEYYRVQRGIPGKHCVREALHEVGLLDAGKKKYKSFSLGMKQRLGLALALMNQPELLLLDEPINGLDPFGIVEIRNLLLKLNREKNITILISSHILSELTNLVTYYGFIDQGRMVRQLSSEELAQESKQYIELKVDKVEEMTALLETRLGCTSYKVTPELTIHIYDYLDQPSKISEMAVRNGIALNAITIKDINLENYFIQLVGGKSND, from the coding sequence GTGCAGGAAGTTATATTATCAGCAAGAAAATTGTCGAAAATGTATGGTAATCATATAGCTCTGAATGACGTGAATGTGGAACTGAAGCAAGGCGAGATCTATGGTCTGGTCGGAAAAAACGGAGCAGGGAAAACTACATTTCTAAGATGTATTACAGGACAAACCTTTGCTACAGAAGGTGTTATCTCTTTGTTTGGAGTAGGCTCGGAAAGAGAGCTTAACAAGCAAAGAAAGAGAATTGGTGCAATTATCGAGACACCAAGCTTTTATTCTTATATGACAGCAGAACAGAATCTGGAGTATTACAGAGTTCAAAGAGGAATTCCAGGTAAGCACTGCGTAAGGGAAGCATTGCATGAGGTAGGCCTTTTGGATGCCGGTAAAAAGAAGTATAAAAGCTTCTCACTAGGTATGAAGCAGAGATTGGGTCTTGCTCTGGCCCTTATGAATCAACCGGAACTTTTGCTATTAGATGAGCCGATTAATGGTCTGGATCCATTTGGAATAGTAGAAATACGAAATCTGTTACTTAAGCTGAATAGAGAAAAGAATATCACCATATTGATTTCCAGCCATATTTTATCGGAGTTAACGAATTTGGTTACTTATTATGGCTTTATTGATCAGGGAAGAATGGTACGTCAGTTGTCCAGTGAGGAGCTGGCTCAGGAAAGTAAGCAATATATTGAATTAAAGGTGGATAAGGTGGAAGAGATGACCGCTCTTCTTGAAACCAGGCTCGGTTGTACCTCCTATAAAGTAACTCCAGAATTAACAATCCATATCTATGATTACTTGGATCAACCCTCCAAAATCAGCGAAATGGCGGTAAGGAATGGCATTGCATTGAATGCTATTACCATTAAGGATATTAATTTGGAGAATTATTTTATCCAATTGGTAGGAGGTAAGTCAAATGATTAA
- a CDS encoding response regulator transcription factor encodes MNQISVLVVEDNEDINRILKRFLEQAGYQVKSAFSGTEAQLLFSMEHFHLIILDLMLPGLSGEEIIQEIRKKSQTPIIVISAKSSLEDKVNVLKIGADDYITKPFEREEVLVRIEALLRRCHVNNMEASENNEISFKNLLLKVASREVFVKENSITLTAYEFDILYLLLQHPDRVFTKDQLYQEIWKTGYYGEDNTINVHISNIRKKIKDYDEEAYIKTVWGIGFKMDAN; translated from the coding sequence ATGAACCAGATATCAGTCTTAGTTGTAGAAGATAATGAAGATATCAACCGAATACTGAAACGGTTTCTTGAGCAGGCAGGCTATCAGGTGAAATCAGCATTTTCAGGGACAGAAGCACAGTTATTATTTTCTATGGAGCACTTTCATCTCATTATTCTGGATTTAATGCTTCCGGGTTTATCCGGTGAGGAGATCATTCAGGAGATTAGAAAGAAAAGTCAGACGCCGATTATCGTAATATCTGCTAAGAGTTCGTTGGAGGATAAGGTGAATGTCTTAAAAATTGGTGCAGATGACTATATTACGAAGCCCTTCGAACGAGAAGAGGTTCTTGTCAGAATAGAGGCTTTGCTTAGAAGGTGCCATGTAAATAATATGGAAGCATCGGAGAATAATGAGATCTCCTTCAAGAATCTACTTCTTAAGGTGGCCTCAAGAGAGGTTTTTGTAAAGGAGAATTCGATTACACTTACCGCTTATGAATTTGATATTTTATATCTGCTCCTTCAGCATCCGGACAGGGTCTTTACAAAGGACCAGCTTTATCAGGAAATATGGAAAACCGGATATTATGGTGAGGACAATACCATCAATGTACATATCAGTAATATCCGTAAGAAAATAAAGGACTATGATGAGGAAGCCTATATAAAGACGGTCTGGGGAATTGGATTTAAAATGGATGCAAATTAG